The sequence TACTGAGGTGTGAAAATGATTGAAGAAATAGAAAGAATGGTAAATGAAAGTGTCGAAGCTAAACAAAAAATGCTCAAAATGCACAAGGACACGATTGCAAAAATTGTGGAAGTGATGTGCAATTCAATTGAGAACGGTGGCAAGGTTCTGTGGTGCGGTAATGGTGGGAGTGCAGCGGATGCCCAGCATCTGGCATGCGAGCTTGTGAGTAAGTTTTATGTAGATAGAAAGGCACTGGCTTCTATAGCGTTGAACACGAACACCTCAATTCTTACTGCGATTGCTAACGACTATGATTTTGAGAGAGTTTTCGTGAGACAGGTAGAAGCCCTCGGGAAAAAGGGAGATGTGCTGGTTGGAATAAGTACGAGCGGGAACTCGAAGAATGTGATTGCAGCGATGAAGAAAGCGAGAGAAATGGGAATTACTACAATTGGTTTTACAGGCGAAACTGGCGGTGCGATGAAGGAATGTGTAGACATTCTTCTGAATGTGCCATCAAAGGACACACCAAGAATTCAGGAGGCACATATAACCGCAGGGCACATCATCTGCTACTTGATAGAAAAACGGTTTGCTGGAATGAGCTAGAATAGAAAAGGAATAGAAATTGCTGGGATTTATTTCTTCTCTTCGGATTTCGCACCCCATCTTCCTATGTAAACGATTGC comes from Thermoplasmata archaeon and encodes:
- the gmhA gene encoding D-sedoheptulose 7-phosphate isomerase, which translates into the protein MIEEIERMVNESVEAKQKMLKMHKDTIAKIVEVMCNSIENGGKVLWCGNGGSAADAQHLACELVSKFYVDRKALASIALNTNTSILTAIANDYDFERVFVRQVEALGKKGDVLVGISTSGNSKNVIAAMKKAREMGITTIGFTGETGGAMKECVDILLNVPSKDTPRIQEAHITAGHIICYLIEKRFAGMS